A DNA window from Candidatus Binatus sp. contains the following coding sequences:
- a CDS encoding TetR/AcrR family transcriptional regulator, whose translation MRKASPVPAAKRVARIKPTPRALAPEDRYDANIDHILRSAAAVFAEKSFGLASIRDIAARARISFPRIYYYLRNKEELLYLISRRAFEQLVASAEHQLSESEDPEERLRIFIRSHLEYHMSNLAEMKVLVREADSLTGRYSTEIARLKREYSRICRRLLESYAVSRGKALDREQARILTSLLFGAMNWFYTWYDPARDYDQRSRIMDECFRIVAGSIATR comes from the coding sequence TTGAGAAAAGCCAGCCCCGTACCGGCAGCCAAGCGAGTTGCCCGAATCAAACCGACTCCGCGCGCGCTCGCGCCGGAAGATCGCTACGACGCGAACATCGACCACATCCTGCGCTCTGCGGCGGCAGTCTTCGCGGAAAAGAGCTTCGGCCTCGCCTCGATTCGCGATATCGCGGCGCGCGCCCGAATCTCTTTTCCCCGCATCTATTACTATCTGCGCAACAAAGAGGAACTGCTCTACCTGATTTCGCGGCGCGCATTCGAGCAATTGGTCGCATCGGCGGAGCATCAATTGTCCGAGAGCGAGGATCCAGAGGAGCGCCTCCGTATCTTCATTCGCAGTCATCTGGAGTATCACATGAGCAATCTGGCCGAGATGAAAGTGCTGGTGCGCGAGGCCGACTCGCTCACCGGCCGCTACTCGACTGAGATTGCGCGGCTCAAACGCGAATACTCACGCATCTGCCGCCGATTACTCGAAAGCTATGCTGTCTCGCGCGGCAAAGCGCTCGATCGCGAGCAAGCGCGAATACTCACTTCATTACTATTTGGCGCGATGAACTGGTTTTACACCTGGTACGATCCGGCGCGGGATTATGATCAGCGGAGCCGAATCATGGACGAGTGTTTCCGTATCGTCGCGGGTTCGATCGCGACCCGCTAG
- a CDS encoding NUDIX domain-containing protein → MVAVDTVLFAIKDGRLQTFLVELRRGPGRGRWAFPGGLVRVGELLDSAARRELHESTGLNSAYLEQLFTFGDPSRDPRGHVVSVAYMALIPSSQQVGAPCDKYETGRWYEVGDLPQLAYDHSLMAAYAVKRLKSKLEYSNIAYALLPREFTFAEFEELYSLLLGRPLDRRNFRRRILAMGILKQLPHTRRGPHRPAALYSFEQQSLRFIEML, encoded by the coding sequence ATGGTCGCCGTCGATACGGTGCTGTTCGCGATCAAGGATGGCCGCCTGCAAACCTTCCTGGTCGAACTGCGGCGCGGTCCCGGCCGCGGCCGCTGGGCGTTTCCCGGCGGATTGGTCCGCGTCGGCGAACTACTCGATAGCGCCGCGCGCCGCGAGCTGCACGAATCGACCGGCCTTAACAGCGCCTACCTCGAGCAGCTATTCACCTTTGGCGATCCGTCGCGCGATCCGCGCGGGCACGTCGTGTCGGTCGCGTACATGGCGCTGATTCCCTCCTCGCAGCAGGTCGGCGCGCCATGCGACAAGTATGAAACCGGGCGCTGGTACGAAGTCGGCGATTTGCCGCAACTCGCGTACGATCACTCCCTGATGGCGGCGTACGCGGTCAAGCGGCTCAAGTCGAAGCTCGAGTACAGCAATATCGCGTATGCGTTGCTGCCGCGTGAATTCACCTTCGCCGAGTTCGAGGAACTCTATTCGCTGTTGCTCGGCCGGCCACTCGATCGCCGCAATTTCCGGCGCCGAATTCTCGCGATGGGCATCCTCAAACAGTTGCCGCATACGCGCCGCGGACCCCATCGGCCGGCCGCGCTCTACAGTTTCGAGCAGCAAAGCCTTAGATTCATCGAGATGCTATAA
- a CDS encoding CYCXC family (seleno)protein: MNKKKIIALCAGVVGVIAIAYAGYSSLHNRQSTTGAGDALNNAGQQLRVTLDPKRFQGDVRQAYEVAERDPALLAQMHCYCGCDHQEGHKNLLDCFRDDHGSKCAICVGEAHDADAMAARGVPVDQIRDTLRARYAGG; this comes from the coding sequence ATGAACAAGAAGAAAATCATCGCGCTGTGCGCAGGCGTCGTCGGAGTCATCGCGATCGCGTATGCCGGATATAGCTCGCTGCACAATCGTCAATCGACGACAGGTGCCGGCGATGCCTTGAACAACGCGGGACAGCAGTTACGCGTCACGCTCGACCCCAAGCGCTTCCAGGGCGATGTGAGGCAAGCCTACGAGGTCGCCGAGCGCGACCCCGCGCTGCTCGCCCAGATGCATTGTTACTGCGGGTGCGATCACCAGGAAGGACACAAGAACCTCCTCGATTGCTTCCGCGATGATCACGGCAGCAAGTGCGCGATCTGCGTCGGCGAGGCCCACGATGCCGACGCGATGGCCGCGCGCGGCGTGCCAGTCGACCAAATCCGCGACACCTTGCGCGCGCGCTACGCTGGGGGCTGA
- a CDS encoding sigma-54 dependent transcriptional regulator, translating to MTQASVLVVEDNDLERQITADTLREEGFAVEEAAVGKRAMELLALSQFDVVLTDLMMPGMSGEELLAKVRSSYPGSQVVVLTAHGTIDSAVQAMKTGAFYYLTKPTDRETLVMTVAKAAELSNLQQENLLLKRRLEGKFEIEGIVGQDPAILEVIRLVRRVAPSNSTVLIQGESGTGKEVVAKAIHRLSPRAARQFVAINCSAIPDNLIENELFGHERGAFTGANERKIGLFESADKSTLFLDEIADLPQGMQAKILRVLQEKELRRVGGNESFRIDVRLVAASNRNLAEEVGEGRFREDLYYRVNVVTVTLPPLRDRRGDIPLLANHALAKFGHLAEGRVKDLSREAMEVLLDYTWPGNVRQLESAIERAILLCEGDTIMPRDFPQEVLSRKTPGRSGDRQRGDKFEIPPDGLNFESFERDLILQAMEKTDWVIAKAAKMLGLSYRTLQYRIDKFNLKRGEQSRPPSSSEAK from the coding sequence ATGACTCAGGCCTCCGTACTCGTCGTCGAGGACAACGACCTCGAACGCCAAATCACCGCCGACACGCTGCGCGAGGAAGGCTTCGCCGTCGAGGAAGCCGCCGTCGGCAAGCGCGCGATGGAGTTGCTGGCGCTCTCGCAATTCGACGTCGTGCTGACCGACCTCATGATGCCCGGGATGTCGGGCGAAGAACTCCTCGCGAAAGTCCGCAGTTCATATCCCGGCAGCCAGGTTGTCGTGTTGACCGCGCATGGAACCATCGACAGCGCCGTGCAGGCGATGAAAACCGGCGCGTTCTACTACCTCACCAAGCCGACCGATCGCGAGACGCTCGTGATGACCGTGGCGAAGGCGGCCGAGCTTTCGAACCTTCAGCAGGAAAACCTGCTGCTCAAGCGGCGGCTCGAGGGCAAATTCGAAATCGAAGGAATTGTCGGGCAGGATCCGGCGATTCTGGAAGTCATTCGCCTCGTGCGCCGCGTCGCGCCGTCCAACTCGACGGTCCTGATCCAGGGCGAGAGCGGCACCGGCAAGGAAGTCGTCGCCAAGGCGATTCATCGCTTGTCGCCGCGCGCCGCGCGCCAGTTCGTCGCGATCAACTGCTCCGCGATTCCCGACAATCTGATCGAAAATGAATTGTTCGGCCACGAACGCGGCGCCTTCACCGGCGCCAACGAGCGCAAGATCGGGCTGTTCGAGAGCGCCGACAAATCGACCCTCTTCCTCGACGAGATCGCCGACTTGCCGCAGGGGATGCAGGCCAAGATTCTGCGCGTGCTGCAGGAAAAAGAATTGCGCCGCGTCGGCGGCAACGAGTCGTTTCGCATCGACGTGCGCCTGGTCGCGGCCAGCAACCGCAACCTCGCCGAAGAAGTCGGCGAAGGCCGTTTCCGCGAGGACCTCTACTATCGCGTCAATGTCGTCACCGTCACGCTGCCTCCGCTGCGCGATCGCCGCGGCGATATCCCGCTGCTCGCCAATCATGCGCTCGCCAAGTTCGGCCATCTGGCCGAAGGCCGCGTCAAGGACTTGAGCCGCGAAGCGATGGAAGTCCTGCTCGACTACACATGGCCCGGCAACGTCCGCCAGCTCGAGTCCGCGATCGAGCGCGCGATCCTGCTCTGCGAAGGCGACACCATCATGCCGCGCGATTTCCCGCAGGAAGTGCTGTCGCGCAAGACGCCCGGGCGCAGCGGCGATCGCCAGCGCGGCGACAAGTTCGAGATTCCGCCCGACGGACTCAACTTCGAAAGTTTCGAGCGCGATTTGATCCTGCAGGCGATGGAAAAAACTGACTGGGTGATCGCCAAGGCCGCCAAGATGCTCGGCCTGAGCTATCGCACGCTGCAGTACCGAATCGATAAGTTCAACTTGAAGCGCGGCGAGCAGAGCCGGCCCCCGTCATCGTCCGAAGCGAAGTAA
- a CDS encoding TenA family transcriptional regulator: MDVEKGTRQLKALIEKLERNNRTLRSHPTIEKIERGELTNAQLRHWATQLFIGNKAHNANILGLIYARCDNFPARKAIVENLIEEELGRVSGVGRSHPELYLEFGEALGIPRNQLLGATMSADATAMVHWMYWLAESKPWFVTLAGISLGSELFNPDAYVRVIDGLRRHYQMSDEALLFFSVHVQVDKEHGDSSAGSIFRAIPESAAAETLWAVETHIEFMRRLWSDIDPPAA, translated from the coding sequence ATGGATGTTGAAAAAGGCACGCGGCAACTGAAGGCGCTGATTGAAAAGCTCGAGCGCAACAATCGCACCCTTCGCTCGCATCCGACGATTGAAAAGATCGAGCGCGGCGAATTGACCAACGCGCAGTTGCGCCATTGGGCGACACAGCTATTCATCGGCAACAAGGCGCACAACGCCAATATCCTCGGCCTCATCTACGCGAGGTGCGACAATTTCCCCGCGCGCAAGGCGATCGTCGAAAATCTGATCGAAGAGGAGTTGGGCCGCGTCTCCGGCGTCGGCAGGTCGCATCCCGAGCTCTACCTCGAATTCGGCGAGGCGCTCGGCATCCCGCGCAACCAACTGCTCGGCGCCACGATGAGCGCCGACGCCACCGCGATGGTGCACTGGATGTACTGGCTCGCCGAATCGAAGCCGTGGTTCGTGACGCTGGCGGGCATCAGCCTCGGCTCCGAGCTTTTCAACCCCGACGCGTACGTGCGGGTGATCGACGGCTTGCGGCGTCACTACCAGATGTCCGACGAGGCGCTGCTGTTCTTCAGCGTCCACGTCCAGGTCGATAAGGAGCACGGCGACTCGAGCGCGGGATCGATCTTTCGTGCGATTCCCGAGAGCGCCGCGGCGGAAACGCTGTGGGCGGTCGAGACGCACATCGAATTCATGCGGCGGCTGTGGTCGGATATCGATCCGCCTGCGGCATAA
- the nadA gene encoding quinolinate synthase NadA, with protein METAPNSASQIAITGAALYEKLAALGNDTYSLKACEHYADMIAEIKHLKAERRAVMLAHNYQRPEIFEVADFIGDSLELARNARDVRDADVIVFCGVHFMAETAKVFNPDRKVLLPDLRAGCSLADSVTADALAERKDELLRIYPDLKVVSYVNCTADVKALSDACCTSANAAKIVERIDSRNILFVPDQNLANYVQGQTSKRIISWDGNCYVHHQITPEEVNKVKRAIPGIKVLAHPECRKDVLELADAVLSTSAMVRYAQSSSADKFLVVTECGLSDRLLMEIPDKHFYKACKLCRFMKMITLGGTLDSLRHLRYEIELSEEVREGAKRALEKMLELSV; from the coding sequence ATGGAAACCGCACCGAACTCAGCGTCGCAAATCGCGATCACCGGCGCCGCGCTCTACGAAAAACTTGCGGCGCTGGGCAACGACACCTACAGCCTGAAAGCTTGCGAGCATTACGCCGATATGATCGCCGAGATCAAGCATCTCAAGGCCGAGCGCCGCGCCGTGATGCTGGCTCATAACTATCAACGGCCTGAAATTTTCGAGGTCGCGGATTTCATCGGCGATTCGCTCGAACTGGCGCGCAATGCTCGCGACGTTCGCGACGCCGACGTGATCGTGTTTTGCGGCGTGCACTTCATGGCCGAGACCGCCAAGGTCTTCAACCCCGATCGCAAAGTGCTGCTGCCCGATTTGCGCGCCGGATGCTCGCTGGCCGACAGCGTCACCGCCGACGCGCTCGCCGAGCGCAAGGATGAACTCCTCAGGATTTATCCCGATCTCAAAGTTGTCTCGTACGTCAACTGCACCGCCGACGTGAAGGCCCTTTCCGACGCGTGCTGCACGTCGGCCAACGCGGCCAAGATCGTTGAGCGAATCGATTCGCGCAACATCCTGTTCGTGCCCGATCAGAACCTCGCGAATTACGTCCAGGGCCAGACCAGCAAGCGAATTATTTCATGGGATGGTAACTGTTACGTTCATCATCAGATCACGCCCGAAGAGGTAAACAAGGTCAAACGCGCGATTCCGGGAATCAAGGTGCTGGCTCATCCTGAATGCCGCAAGGACGTGCTCGAGCTTGCCGACGCGGTGCTTTCGACCAGCGCGATGGTACGCTACGCGCAGTCGAGCAGCGCCGACAAATTCCTGGTGGTCACCGAATGCGGGCTTTCCGATCGCCTCCTGATGGAAATTCCCGACAAGCATTTCTACAAGGCCTGCAAACTATGCCGCTTCATGAAGATGATCACGCTCGGGGGCACGCTCGATTCGCTGAGGCACCTGCGCTACGAAATCGAACTCAGCGAGGAAGTTCGCGAGGGCGCAAAGCGCGCACTGGAGAAGATGCTCGAGCTGAGCGTCTGA
- a CDS encoding HAMP domain-containing sensor histidine kinase, with protein MESYFPALNLKAKLIVLMVALLGLTLGAELWVSLGTQEAIVATTQEKVKDLARAIQISVQELTAVGNIDRDRLRDYVSSLHTRGLEVSIASSQALILNSSNPHLIGAALHPKQAEWLSPEQLKHPDELVTIPPSKLGPLSPQTTVYLIPVEVEDHLLGYVQVVANFGDFAQPLRENRSRQLMIGLAIFTIGLVFAYILADRYVKPIHAVADAAQNFAARGLEPVPEAHRRDEIGLLTRSFNDMVGQLRRAREREQELNRLERFTALGQLAGGLAHEIKNPLNFISLALDQLRARYAPQPPKDREAFLRQLVIMKDELRRLSELVQSFLHYGRPIEIHPSPIDVRQLIDGVVALSDSKMKSQGIELIEEGRDVAAVLNVDAEKLRTCFINVVANAIQAMPDGGTMCIAFASGDGRLVITFSDTGAGIEPGAVDHVFEPFFTTKREGIGLGLFLSKAIVERHGGTIDLTNNPDGVGTKVTFSFPAITVHNQ; from the coding sequence ATGGAATCATACTTTCCCGCGCTCAATCTGAAAGCCAAGCTGATCGTCCTGATGGTCGCGCTGCTCGGCCTCACGCTGGGCGCCGAGCTATGGGTCAGCCTCGGCACGCAGGAGGCAATCGTCGCGACCACGCAGGAGAAGGTCAAAGACCTCGCGCGCGCGATTCAGATCAGCGTCCAGGAACTCACCGCCGTCGGCAACATCGACCGCGATCGGCTGCGCGACTACGTCAGCAGCCTGCACACGCGCGGGCTCGAAGTATCGATCGCGTCGAGCCAGGCGCTGATCCTCAATAGCTCGAACCCGCATCTGATCGGCGCGGCGCTGCATCCCAAGCAAGCCGAATGGCTGTCGCCTGAGCAATTGAAGCATCCCGACGAACTGGTCACGATTCCGCCAAGCAAGCTCGGTCCGCTCTCTCCGCAGACGACCGTGTATTTGATTCCGGTCGAGGTCGAGGACCATCTGCTCGGCTACGTGCAGGTGGTGGCGAATTTTGGCGATTTCGCGCAGCCGCTCCGCGAGAATCGATCGCGCCAATTGATGATCGGGCTCGCGATTTTTACGATCGGATTAGTCTTTGCCTACATCCTGGCCGATCGCTACGTGAAGCCGATTCACGCGGTCGCTGACGCCGCGCAGAATTTCGCCGCGCGCGGTCTCGAGCCGGTGCCGGAGGCGCATCGCCGCGATGAAATCGGGCTGCTCACGCGCAGCTTCAACGACATGGTCGGGCAACTGCGCCGCGCGCGCGAACGCGAGCAGGAACTCAACCGCCTCGAGCGCTTCACCGCGCTCGGCCAACTCGCCGGCGGCCTCGCGCATGAAATCAAGAATCCACTGAACTTCATCAGCCTTGCCCTCGATCAATTGCGCGCGCGATATGCGCCGCAGCCGCCCAAGGATCGCGAAGCCTTTCTGCGCCAGCTCGTCATCATGAAGGATGAACTGCGCCGCCTCTCCGAACTGGTGCAGAGCTTTCTGCACTATGGCCGCCCGATCGAGATTCATCCCTCGCCGATCGACGTGCGTCAGCTCATCGACGGCGTGGTCGCCCTGTCCGACTCGAAGATGAAGAGCCAGGGCATCGAGCTGATCGAGGAAGGCCGCGACGTCGCCGCCGTCCTCAACGTGGACGCGGAGAAACTCCGCACCTGCTTCATCAACGTGGTGGCCAACGCGATTCAGGCGATGCCCGACGGGGGCACGATGTGCATCGCGTTCGCGAGCGGCGACGGCCGCCTGGTGATAACATTCTCCGACACCGGCGCAGGCATCGAGCCGGGTGCCGTCGATCACGTGTTCGAACCGTTCTTCACCACCAAGCGCGAAGGAATCGGCCTCGGCCTTTTTCTCTCGAAAGCGATCGTCGAACGCCACGGCGGCACTATCGATCTGACCAACAATCCCGACGGCGTCGGTACCAAGGTGACCTTCAGCTTCCCCGCGATCACGGTGCACAACCAATGA
- a CDS encoding alpha/beta fold hydrolase yields the protein MAETFVLVHGAWHGAWCWAAVINQLQQLGDRAYAVDLPGHGMSQVDRATVTLDGCVRSVAEFIERHDLNNVVLAGHSLGGLTIPGVAAKIPNRIKRVVWVTALVALDGQPLADPADSPLAAIANARPDRSIPLEAMGEAFLKGLTSDMAPAMIDYLMTAVCPQPVAPMISPVPMKPYFDTGIPSSYLVCEDDQTPVAGAPNWHPHFSSRLKNPTLKFLKSGHEVMFTHPAECAQALHDLAIGR from the coding sequence ATGGCAGAGACTTTCGTACTCGTTCATGGCGCGTGGCACGGCGCATGGTGCTGGGCTGCGGTGATCAATCAGCTACAGCAACTCGGCGATCGCGCGTATGCAGTCGATTTGCCCGGCCACGGGATGAGCCAGGTCGATCGCGCCACCGTGACGCTCGATGGCTGCGTGAGGAGCGTCGCTGAATTCATCGAGCGCCACGACCTGAACAACGTCGTGCTCGCCGGACACAGCCTCGGCGGCCTCACGATTCCCGGCGTCGCGGCAAAGATTCCGAACCGCATCAAGCGCGTCGTATGGGTCACCGCGCTGGTTGCGCTCGATGGACAACCGCTTGCCGATCCGGCCGACTCACCGCTCGCGGCAATCGCAAACGCGCGCCCCGACCGATCGATTCCGCTCGAAGCGATGGGCGAGGCGTTTCTCAAAGGCCTCACCAGCGACATGGCGCCCGCGATGATCGATTACCTGATGACCGCGGTATGTCCGCAGCCGGTCGCGCCGATGATCTCGCCGGTGCCAATGAAACCATACTTCGACACCGGCATCCCGAGCAGCTACCTGGTTTGCGAAGACGATCAAACGCCGGTGGCGGGCGCGCCGAATTGGCATCCGCACTTTTCGAGCCGGCTCAAAAATCCGACGTTGAAGTTCCTGAAGAGCGGGCACGAAGTGATGTTCACGCATCCCGCGGAATGCGCGCAGGCGCTGCACGATCTCGCGATCGGCAGATAG
- a CDS encoding acyl-CoA dehydrogenase family protein: MDEVSDRDVVAAVRRFVERDVIPAASELEHNDEYPHRMVATMRELGLFGATIPAEYGGLGLSFQSYAQVMEELSRGWMSLAGVINSHLIMAHVIANHGTEEQRKYFLPAMASGEKRGGLALTEPHAGSDVQSIRTTAKRSGDDYVVNGSKMFITNARHGTMLAVAAKTNPEALPAYAGISMFAVEKSERGPTVSRNLKKLGYKGIDTCEVIFDEVPVPATALIGGVEGQGFKQVMSALEVGRINVASRAVGVAQAAFETAIRYSQQRSAFGKPICQHQAVQLMLADMGTRIEAARLLVANAARKKDAGERCDVEAGMAKLFASEACAKISLDAMRVLGGYGFMAEFPVERFYRDAPLMMIGEGTNEIQALVIARGLLSRYPA, from the coding sequence ATGGATGAAGTATCCGATCGTGATGTGGTCGCGGCGGTTCGGCGATTTGTCGAGCGCGACGTAATTCCCGCCGCGTCCGAACTCGAGCATAACGACGAGTATCCGCATCGGATGGTCGCCACGATGCGCGAGTTGGGTCTCTTCGGCGCGACGATTCCCGCCGAGTACGGCGGACTCGGGCTCAGCTTTCAGAGTTACGCGCAAGTGATGGAAGAATTGTCGCGCGGATGGATGAGCCTGGCCGGCGTGATCAACAGCCATCTGATCATGGCGCATGTGATCGCGAATCACGGCACCGAGGAGCAGCGCAAATATTTCCTGCCCGCGATGGCGAGCGGCGAAAAGCGCGGCGGCCTCGCGCTCACCGAACCGCACGCCGGCAGCGACGTGCAATCGATCCGCACCACGGCGAAGCGCAGCGGCGACGACTACGTAGTGAACGGCAGTAAAATGTTCATCACCAACGCGCGTCACGGCACGATGCTCGCGGTCGCGGCGAAGACCAATCCCGAGGCTCTGCCGGCCTACGCGGGAATCAGCATGTTCGCGGTCGAAAAAAGCGAGCGCGGCCCGACCGTCAGCCGCAATCTGAAAAAGCTCGGCTACAAGGGAATCGACACCTGCGAAGTAATCTTCGATGAAGTTCCGGTGCCGGCCACGGCCCTGATCGGCGGCGTCGAAGGGCAGGGCTTCAAGCAGGTGATGAGCGCGCTGGAAGTCGGGCGCATCAACGTGGCGTCGCGCGCGGTCGGCGTCGCGCAGGCGGCGTTCGAGACGGCGATTCGGTACTCGCAGCAGCGGAGCGCGTTCGGCAAACCGATCTGCCAGCATCAGGCGGTGCAGTTGATGCTGGCGGACATGGGCACTCGAATCGAGGCGGCGCGGCTGTTGGTGGCGAACGCCGCGCGCAAGAAGGATGCGGGCGAGCGATGCGACGTCGAGGCGGGGATGGCGAAGCTGTTCGCGTCGGAGGCGTGCGCCAAAATTTCGCTCGACGCGATGCGCGTGCTCGGCGGCTACGGATTCATGGCGGAGTTCCCGGTCGAGCGATTTTATCGCGACGCGCCGCTGATGATGATCGGCGAGGGCACCAACGAAATTCAGGCGCTGGTGATCGCGCGCGGATTGCTGAGCCGGTATCCGGCGTAG
- a CDS encoding (2,3-dihydroxybenzoyl)adenylate synthase yields MLEGCTPFPPDYSERYIRAGFWRRETIAEAIFGAARQWPDSIAVTDSSRALTYAQLFEETQQIARLLSDSGIMRGDRIVIQLPNCAEFASLTLACLAIGTIPVMALPAFRRGELEYLLSFSEAKAIAIAPRYRDFDYASLALDLKAALPNVRSIFSTVPADGCVHLRGTSAPNAATSKAELSVDPFDVALFLLSGGTTGLPKLIPRTHADYLYNAREAARVCDLNAESRLLIALPAEHNFPLAAPGLLGALLIGATAVFSQSTNAAELAETIRRERITHLPCVPTLAISLLDLPHLSRSDLASLRVITVGGQRLQEPTARSLRRAFPHLAVQQVLGMAEGLVCYTGLDDSDEIACTMQGRPLSSGDEIRIVNPDGSDAAAGDVGELWCRGPYTIRGYYRAAERNREAFTDDGFYRTGDLVRLHPSGNLVVEGRIKDLINRGGEKISAEEIEAHLLAHPAVELAAVVAMPDPVLGERACAYVMLHDGSGFDLAAMREFLAARGVARFKWPERIEITSAIPLTNVGKIKKTELRADIERKLARERSAA; encoded by the coding sequence ATGCTCGAAGGATGCACGCCATTTCCGCCTGACTATTCTGAGCGCTACATCCGCGCTGGATTCTGGCGCCGGGAAACGATTGCCGAAGCGATCTTCGGGGCGGCGCGGCAGTGGCCGGATTCAATTGCAGTAACGGATTCCTCGCGCGCCCTCACCTACGCGCAGTTATTCGAAGAGACGCAGCAGATCGCGCGACTGCTGTCGGATTCGGGCATCATGCGCGGCGATCGGATTGTGATCCAGCTTCCGAATTGCGCCGAGTTCGCATCACTGACGCTGGCCTGCCTCGCGATTGGCACGATTCCGGTGATGGCGCTGCCCGCGTTCAGGCGCGGTGAACTTGAATACTTGCTGTCTTTCTCGGAAGCAAAAGCGATCGCGATTGCGCCGCGCTATCGCGACTTCGATTACGCGTCGCTCGCTCTCGATCTCAAGGCCGCGCTGCCGAACGTTCGATCGATCTTTTCGACCGTGCCTGCCGATGGATGCGTTCATCTCCGCGGAACCTCGGCGCCAAACGCGGCAACTTCAAAGGCTGAGCTATCTGTCGATCCATTCGACGTCGCGCTGTTCCTGCTCTCGGGCGGCACCACTGGATTGCCCAAGCTGATTCCGCGCACTCATGCAGACTACCTGTACAATGCGCGCGAGGCGGCGCGCGTTTGCGATCTGAATGCGGAATCGCGGCTGCTGATCGCGTTGCCTGCCGAACACAACTTTCCGCTCGCCGCTCCCGGCTTACTGGGCGCGCTGCTGATTGGCGCGACCGCCGTTTTCAGTCAATCGACCAACGCCGCCGAGCTCGCGGAAACGATTCGCCGCGAACGCATCACGCATCTTCCGTGCGTGCCCACACTTGCGATTTCCTTACTCGACCTGCCGCACTTGTCGCGTTCCGATCTGGCGTCGTTGCGCGTGATTACGGTCGGCGGACAACGGCTCCAGGAGCCAACGGCCCGAAGTCTAAGGCGCGCTTTCCCGCATCTCGCCGTTCAGCAAGTTCTTGGCATGGCGGAAGGATTGGTGTGCTATACCGGGCTCGACGATTCCGACGAAATCGCGTGCACGATGCAGGGCCGGCCACTCTCGTCGGGCGACGAAATAAGGATTGTTAATCCCGACGGCAGCGATGCGGCCGCAGGCGACGTCGGCGAACTCTGGTGCCGGGGTCCTTACACGATTCGCGGCTACTACCGCGCGGCCGAGCGCAATCGCGAGGCGTTCACTGACGACGGATTTTATCGCACCGGCGATCTCGTGCGGTTGCATCCGTCGGGCAATTTAGTTGTCGAGGGACGCATCAAGGATCTGATCAATCGCGGCGGTGAGAAAATCAGCGCCGAGGAGATCGAGGCGCATCTGCTGGCGCATCCGGCGGTCGAGCTCGCGGCCGTGGTCGCGATGCCCGATCCCGTCCTCGGCGAGCGCGCTTGCGCCTACGTGATGCTCCACGACGGAAGCGGATTCGATCTCGCGGCGATGCGCGAATTTCTGGCGGCTCGCGGCGTCGCGCGTTTCAAATGGCCGGAGCGAATCGAAATTACGAGCGCGATACCGCTGACCAACGTCGGCAAAATCAAGAAGACCGAACTGCGCGCAGATATCGAGCGCAAGTTGGCGCGCGAGCGTTCGGCCGCGTGA
- a CDS encoding DedA family protein: MVGLVSAYIEHFTYAGLFVILLLCGLGLPIPEDIALLAGGYLVHRGTTRYPLTILVSFFGVVAGDNSLFFLGRHFGTGLVRYFGLERPGRKIQIERIQAFMQRHGHRAILYARFLAGLRALIYLSAGSFGVRPTVFLIYDLIGALISVPIVVTLGYVFGAQLEMVVKYLGGFERLIVVVIVLCVAIYASRMLISAKPAKSQESKSS; this comes from the coding sequence TTGGTCGGACTGGTCTCCGCCTACATCGAGCACTTCACCTACGCCGGATTGTTCGTGATCTTGCTGCTGTGCGGATTGGGTCTGCCGATTCCTGAGGATATCGCGTTGCTCGCGGGTGGCTATTTGGTCCATCGCGGCACGACGCGATATCCGCTCACGATTCTAGTCTCCTTTTTTGGCGTCGTCGCCGGCGACAATTCGCTGTTCTTTTTGGGCCGTCATTTCGGCACCGGATTGGTGCGCTACTTCGGCCTCGAGCGCCCCGGCCGCAAGATCCAGATCGAGCGCATCCAGGCCTTCATGCAGCGCCACGGCCATCGTGCTATTCTCTATGCGCGATTTCTGGCGGGTCTGCGCGCATTGATCTACCTGTCGGCGGGATCTTTCGGCGTTCGTCCAACGGTGTTTCTGATCTATGACCTGATCGGCGCGTTGATTTCGGTTCCGATCGTCGTAACGCTCGGCTATGTGTTCGGCGCGCAGCTCGAGATGGTGGTCAAGTACCTGGGCGGCTTCGAGCGCCTGATCGTAGTTGTGATTGTCCTATGCGTCGCGATCTACGCAAGCAGGATGCTAATCTCGGCGAAGCCCGCGAAGTCCCAGGAGAGCAAATCGAGTTAG